Proteins from a genomic interval of Dama dama isolate Ldn47 chromosome 1, ASM3311817v1, whole genome shotgun sequence:
- the LOC133054085 gene encoding olfactory receptor 51M1-like, with translation MPAQYPLHPHIMLLSNLTQFSPMLYLTGFPGLETIEHWIFIFFFLMYLVAISGNCSILIIIKTNPRLHTPMYYLLSFLAFTDLGLSVSTLPTTMGIFWFKSHGTYFGACQIQMLCIHSFSFMESSVFLVMSFDRFVAICYPLRYSVIITGQRVVRASLVIILRGPIATVPIVFLLKTFPYCGSRVLSHSFCLHQEVIHLACTDTTFNNLYGLILVMFTVVLDLVLIALSYGVILHTVARLAFKEERLRAFQTCTSHLCAVLVFFVPMVGLSLIHRFGKHAPLAVHLFMANVYLFVPPMLNPIIYSIKTKEIRQAISKFLGLRKVNAES, from the coding sequence ATGCCAGCCCAATATCCCCTCCATCCTCACATCATGCTCCTGTCCAACCTCACACAGTTCAGCCCCATGCTCTACCTCACCGGCTTTCCCGGATTGGAAACCATTGAGCACTGGATCTTCATCTTCTTTTTCCTTATGTACCTCGTGGCCATCTCAGGCAACTGCTCCATCCTGATAATTATTAAGACCAACCCTCGCTTGCACACACCCATGTACTATCTACTCTCCTTTCTGGCCTTCACTGACCTGGGCCTGTCAGTGTCCACCTTGCCCACTACTATGGGAATCTTTTGGTTCAAGTCCCATGGCACCTATTTTGGAGCCTGCCAAATCCAGATGTTATGCATCCACTCCTTTTCCTTCATGGAGTCCTCAGTGTTCCTTGTCATGTCCTTTGACCGGTTTGTGGCCATCTGTTATCCCCTGAGGTACTCAGTCATTATCACTGGCCAGCGAGTGGTCAGGGCAAGCCTGGTTATCATCCTGCGGGGACCCATAGCCACTGTGCCCATAGTTTTTCTCCTGAAGACTTTTCCTTACTGTGGGTCTAGAGTCCTCTCCCACTCTTTCTGCCTGCACCAGGAGGTGATACACTTGGCCTGCACAGACACCACCTTCAACAACCTCTACGGGCTGATACTGGTGATGTTCACTGTGGTGCTGGACCTGGTGCTCATTGCGCTGTCCTATGGGGTCATCCTGCACACAGTGGCAAGACTGGCCTTCAAAGAGGAGCGGCTCCGAGCCTTCCAAACATGCACCTCACACCTCTGTGCTGTGCTGGTATTCTTTGTACCCATGGTGGGGCTGTCCCTGATACATCGCTTTGGGAAGCATGCCCCACTTGCTGTCCACCTTTTTATGGCCAATGTCTACCTCTTTGTGCCTCCCATGCTTAATCCAATCATATACAGTATTAAAACCAAGGAGATCCGCCAGGCCATCAGCAAGTTCCTGGGTCTTAGAAAAGTCAATGCTGAGTCATGA